A stretch of the Thermostichus vulcanus str. 'Rupite' genome encodes the following:
- a CDS encoding RNA-guided endonuclease InsQ/TnpB family protein, whose product MRTAYQYRLRLTPQQQATIDEWIELCRRQYNYRLAERFHWYEQNRCDINACPLVCHLPELKDRPDFYSQKRDLRHSKTLFPEYKDLPSHTLQDVIARVEKAFERWLSGDRNGKRSGKPRFKGQGRYRSITFPDPVKPEHINGRFIQLPKIGKLKMILHRPIPDGFKIKTATILRKVDGYYITLSLQDDAVPVLTADAPNLKNTIGIDMGLKAFWVDDSGKEEPIPQYYRQAEKKLKRLQRSLSRKKKGSNRRKKAIKRLAKAHLKVSNQRKDFHYKTAKKLLSQGKHIAHEKLNVKGIARTRMAKSTHDAGWGQFLRILSVKAANAGLMTMAVNPNGTTQNCSGCGQKVAKEIHDRWHSCPHCGLELDRDHNAAINIKYLAVGHPVNDPPGRPEDDDPPGRPEDDDPPGRPEDDKAQETPVAVAGVTEKPALYP is encoded by the coding sequence ATACGAACCGCTTACCAATACCGACTACGATTGACTCCGCAGCAGCAAGCCACGATTGACGAGTGGATTGAACTGTGTCGTCGTCAATATAACTATCGGTTGGCAGAACGCTTCCATTGGTATGAGCAAAATCGCTGTGACATCAACGCTTGTCCGCTAGTCTGCCACTTACCAGAATTGAAAGATCGCCCTGATTTCTATTCACAGAAACGGGATTTGCGCCATTCAAAGACCTTGTTCCCTGAATACAAGGATTTGCCCTCTCACACCTTGCAAGATGTGATTGCGAGAGTAGAAAAGGCTTTTGAGCGTTGGTTAAGCGGTGACAGGAACGGCAAGCGCAGCGGCAAGCCACGATTCAAAGGTCAGGGGCGCTATCGCTCAATTACGTTTCCTGACCCAGTCAAACCAGAGCACATCAACGGACGGTTCATCCAGCTTCCGAAGATTGGCAAATTGAAAATGATTCTGCACCGTCCCATCCCTGACGGGTTCAAGATTAAGACGGCGACAATCCTCAGGAAGGTAGACGGCTATTACATCACGCTGTCATTGCAAGATGACGCTGTGCCCGTGCTCACTGCCGATGCCCCCAATCTCAAGAACACGATTGGGATTGATATGGGTTTGAAAGCGTTTTGGGTGGATGATTCGGGAAAAGAAGAGCCAATTCCTCAATATTACCGACAAGCAGAGAAGAAGTTGAAGCGGTTGCAGCGTTCTCTCTCCCGCAAAAAGAAAGGTTCTAATCGTCGCAAAAAAGCGATTAAACGGCTTGCTAAAGCTCACCTAAAAGTCTCGAATCAACGTAAAGATTTTCACTACAAAACTGCCAAGAAGCTCTTATCTCAGGGGAAGCATATTGCCCATGAAAAGTTGAATGTTAAAGGCATTGCCAGAACACGCATGGCAAAGTCTACTCATGATGCTGGGTGGGGTCAATTCCTGCGAATTCTCTCAGTCAAAGCTGCAAATGCTGGGTTGATGACGATGGCTGTGAATCCCAACGGTACAACTCAGAATTGCTCTGGTTGTGGTCAGAAGGTTGCAAAAGAAATCCATGATAGGTGGCATTCCTGCCCTCATTGTGGGCTGGAACTAGACCGTGACCACAATGCGGCAATCAATATCAAGTATTTGGCGGTGGGGCATCCCGTCAATGACCCTCCGGGTCGTCCGGAGGACGATGACCCTCCGGGTCGTCCAGAGGACGATGACCCTCCGGGTCGTCCGGAGGACGATAAAGCTCAGGAAACGCCCGTTGCAGTAGCAGGGGTCACTGAGAAGCCCGCGCTCTATCCGTAG
- the pdxA gene encoding 4-hydroxythreonine-4-phosphate dehydrogenase PdxA — protein sequence MLPAAPPPNLALTLGDPLGIGPEIILKALAEPEVQACGQVTVVGNRQVLEATYQALKQRTSTPLADPAHLAIWECDTDFRLRPSDLGRGNPDSGAASFVYLKTAIEQTLLGRFQAIVTAPIAKYLWHQAGYPFPGQTEVLAQLSHSEHYGMLFVARSPFSHWQLRVLLATTHIPLRKVPEMLTPDLLQAKLDLLAGSLHQTFGIVDPVIAVAGLNPHAGEQGQLGEEEQQWLTPLLQAYPKARTWGPLPPDTMWLAPAQAWYGPGSTAVADAYVALYHDQGLIPIKMLAFDRAVNMTIGLPFIRTSPDHGTAFDIAGKGVARADSLKQAIELAAELSGFQLMGSSDE from the coding sequence ATGTTACCTGCCGCTCCACCTCCCAACCTGGCCCTGACCCTCGGGGATCCCCTTGGCATTGGCCCGGAAATTATCCTCAAGGCGCTGGCGGAGCCTGAGGTGCAAGCCTGTGGGCAAGTGACCGTGGTGGGCAATCGACAGGTGTTGGAAGCCACCTACCAAGCTCTGAAACAGAGAACCTCCACCCCTCTGGCCGATCCGGCTCATCTTGCCATCTGGGAATGTGACACGGATTTTCGGCTTCGGCCCTCTGATCTGGGCCGGGGCAATCCTGACAGTGGCGCTGCCAGTTTTGTCTATCTCAAAACCGCGATTGAACAAACTCTGCTGGGACGTTTTCAAGCGATCGTCACCGCTCCGATTGCCAAATACCTCTGGCATCAAGCGGGCTACCCTTTCCCTGGTCAAACGGAAGTTTTGGCGCAACTCAGCCACTCTGAGCACTACGGCATGTTGTTTGTGGCCCGTTCCCCCTTCAGCCACTGGCAACTGCGGGTTCTATTGGCAACCACCCACATTCCTCTGCGCAAAGTTCCAGAGATGCTCACCCCAGACCTGCTGCAGGCCAAGTTGGACTTGCTGGCGGGATCCCTGCACCAGACCTTTGGCATTGTGGATCCGGTGATAGCGGTTGCCGGACTGAATCCCCATGCGGGCGAACAGGGTCAACTGGGAGAGGAAGAGCAGCAATGGTTGACCCCCTTGCTCCAGGCTTACCCCAAAGCACGCACCTGGGGGCCGCTCCCACCGGATACGATGTGGCTGGCTCCCGCTCAGGCTTGGTATGGGCCGGGATCCACTGCTGTTGCTGATGCTTATGTGGCCCTCTACCATGACCAAGGGTTGATCCCCATCAAGATGCTGGCTTTTGACCGGGCGGTTAACATGACGATTGGCCTGCCTTTTATTCGGACCTCCCCCGACCATGGCACCGCTTTTGATATTGCTGGGAAAGGGGTTGCCCGTGCCGATAGCCTGAAACAAGCAATTGAATTGGCGGCAGAACTATCGGGTTTCCAATTGATGGGATCCTCTGATGAATAG